The Amphiprion ocellaris isolate individual 3 ecotype Okinawa chromosome 6, ASM2253959v1, whole genome shotgun sequence genome contains a region encoding:
- the ubl4a gene encoding ubiquitin-like protein 4A, giving the protein MILTVKPLQGKECSVQVTEDEKVSTVKELVSERLNIPANQQRLLYKGKALADEHRLSDYSIGPEAKLNLVIRPVGERTGASGMAAGSSSSTQGAVWQTVSTILARHFSPADAAKVHEQLIKDYERSLRQLSLDDIERLAGRLLHPEGEGMDTSYMD; this is encoded by the exons ATGATTCTAACCGTGAAACCGCTTCAAGGAAAAGAGTGCAGCGTCCAG GTGACTGAAGATGAAAAGGTCTCCACAGTAAAGGAGCTCGTGTCTGAACGTCTTAATATACCAGCAAACCAGCAGCGGTTACTCTACAAAGGGAAAGCGCTTGCAG ATGAACACAGACTGAGTGATTACTCCATTGGGCCAGAGGCGAAATTGAATCTGGTAATCCGTCCTGTGGGAGAGAGGACTGGAGCTTCAGGGATGGCtgccggcagcagcagcagcacacagggAGCAGTGTGGCAGACTGTGTCCACTATACTTGCCAGACacttcagtccagcagatgcaGCTAAAGTCCACGAACAGCTTATTAAG GACTATGAACGTTCGCTTCGACAGCTGAGCCTTGATGACATTGAACGTTTGGCGGGAAGACTTCTTCACCCAGAGGGCGAGGGCATGGACACTTCATACATGGACTAA